One genomic window of Dehalobacter sp. includes the following:
- a CDS encoding YaaR family protein, producing MSLKINSSTQKNNFGIDLHQASEKKENSFSNILSHSRQLQSQEMQLFLERLEKQGQKLSENRSLENLTEFKTMVKSFLQSTFGKSRNMQEETFWDYRGQPKVMARVTKINKALEELGEQVLSSQSEPLKILEKIHEIKGLIIDLFT from the coding sequence ATGTCACTAAAAATCAACAGTTCGACCCAAAAAAATAACTTTGGGATTGACCTTCATCAAGCTTCAGAAAAAAAGGAAAACAGCTTCAGCAATATTTTATCACATTCCCGTCAACTTCAAAGCCAGGAAATGCAACTTTTTCTGGAACGTCTTGAAAAGCAAGGGCAAAAGCTCTCTGAGAACAGATCTTTGGAAAATCTGACGGAATTTAAAACCATGGTCAAAAGTTTTCTTCAGTCAACCTTTGGAAAAAGCAGAAATATGCAGGAGGAAACCTTTTGGGATTACCGAGGCCAGCCGAAAGTCATGGCCAGGGTAACGAAGATCAACAAGGCACTAGAAGAATTGGGTGAACAAGTACTCTCTTCTCAGTCTGAACCTTTAAAAATCCTGGAAAAAATCCATGAAATTAAAGGACTTATTATCGATCTATTCACCTGA
- a CDS encoding protein-glutamate O-methyltransferase CheR: MMNSTGMITDYPRFVKSFQNVSGLDLNYYKENQMKRRILNFMSTRGYQEDYTDFLKDLSLKPDLYDAFFKHLTINVTQFFRDVKQWDVFREKIIPDLLKTRSSLKIWSAGCSAGQEACTMAIIMAEYFPGINFSILGTDIDINVLKQAQSGIYDERDFASTPPHLLDKYFNKSEKKFQIKNTLTRNLTFKAQNLLTDKFDRGFDLIACRNVVIYFTDEAKDVLYKKFADSLNPKGILFTGCTEHLFGQSQHGLKSVSSFFYQKL; this comes from the coding sequence ATGATGAACAGCACTGGCATGATTACGGATTATCCTAGATTCGTTAAATCTTTCCAAAATGTCAGCGGTCTTGACTTGAACTATTATAAAGAAAACCAGATGAAAAGGCGAATCCTGAACTTCATGAGCACCAGGGGGTATCAGGAAGATTATACGGACTTCCTGAAAGATCTCAGTCTTAAACCTGACCTCTACGATGCGTTTTTTAAACATCTGACCATCAATGTCACGCAGTTTTTCCGCGATGTCAAGCAATGGGATGTCTTTAGGGAAAAAATTATCCCCGACCTGTTAAAGACCAGATCTTCCTTGAAAATATGGAGCGCGGGCTGCTCAGCAGGCCAGGAAGCGTGTACCATGGCGATCATCATGGCAGAATATTTTCCTGGAATAAACTTCAGTATCCTAGGAACAGATATTGACATCAACGTCTTAAAGCAGGCCCAGTCGGGTATTTATGACGAGCGTGATTTCGCCAGCACCCCCCCCCATCTTCTCGATAAGTACTTCAACAAGTCTGAAAAGAAGTTCCAGATCAAAAACACGCTGACCAGGAATCTGACTTTCAAGGCGCAGAACCTGCTTACCGACAAGTTTGACCGAGGCTTTGATCTGATTGCCTGCCGCAATGTCGTGATCTATTTTACCGATGAAGCGAAGGATGTGCTGTACAAAAAATTTGCAGACTCCTTGAACCCGAAAGGGATACTTTTCACAGGCTGTACAGAGCATTTATTCGGCCAAAGCCAGCACGGCCTTAAATCCGTTTCCTCGTTCTTTTATCAAAAATTATAA
- the rfbB gene encoding dTDP-glucose 4,6-dehydratase — MRVLMVTGGAGFIGSNFIKYILQRNQDVIVINFDKLTYAGKVENLQDLAAHPRYYFTQGDISTAKEVKRIIQECDPDDVINFAAESHVDRSITDPLVFGRSNLMGTLTLLHCFKEHWEKNGFTGKRFIQVSTDEVYGSLDNEAEQFSEHSMIRPNSPYSASKAAADLMARAFARTYGFPVIVTRCCNNYGPNQDKEKFIPHSIIQVLQDMPLTVYGDGSHKREWIHVLDHCAALAEILSDGEPGEVYNIGSGEETSNLEMARTILNMLGKPADALVQVADRPGHDWRYALDSTKLKTKLGWQCRYHLNEGIRDTIQWYRDNRAWWDKPDSINPLG, encoded by the coding sequence ATGAGAGTTCTTATGGTTACCGGTGGCGCAGGCTTTATCGGAAGCAATTTTATTAAATATATTTTGCAGCGCAACCAGGATGTTATCGTCATTAATTTTGATAAACTGACTTACGCAGGAAAGGTGGAAAATCTTCAAGACCTGGCAGCTCATCCAAGGTATTATTTTACGCAGGGGGATATCAGTACTGCGAAAGAGGTCAAACGCATTATTCAGGAATGTGACCCCGATGATGTGATTAATTTTGCTGCCGAATCGCATGTGGACAGAAGTATTACCGATCCTCTGGTTTTCGGCCGAAGCAATTTGATGGGGACTTTAACGCTGCTTCATTGTTTCAAGGAACATTGGGAGAAGAACGGCTTTACGGGAAAACGCTTTATTCAGGTTTCCACCGATGAAGTATACGGAAGTCTTGATAATGAGGCAGAACAGTTTTCGGAGCATTCCATGATTCGTCCAAACAGCCCATATTCGGCTTCCAAAGCAGCTGCTGATTTAATGGCCAGGGCTTTTGCCAGAACTTACGGCTTTCCGGTGATCGTGACCCGGTGCTGCAATAACTACGGACCCAATCAGGATAAAGAAAAATTTATTCCGCATAGTATCATTCAGGTTTTACAGGATATGCCGCTGACTGTCTATGGGGATGGGTCCCATAAACGTGAATGGATCCACGTACTGGACCATTGTGCGGCGCTTGCGGAGATACTTTCGGACGGGGAACCAGGAGAGGTATATAATATTGGGAGCGGGGAGGAAACATCGAACCTAGAGATGGCCCGGACCATACTGAACATGCTGGGTAAACCGGCGGATGCGCTGGTTCAGGTAGCCGACAGGCCCGGACACGACTGGAGATACGCGCTGGACAGCACGAAGCTGAAAACGAAGCTGGGTTGGCAATGCCGGTATCATCTTAACGAGGGAATTCGGGATACGATTCAATGGTATCGGGACAACCGAGCCTGGTGGGATAAACCTGACAGCATAAACCCGCTGGGATGA
- a CDS encoding glucose-1-phosphate thymidylyltransferase, with translation MKALILSGGTGTRLRPLTYSKAKQLLPLVNKPVLIYLIEKIARAGIHDIGIIVGDTQEQVKKTVGSGEAWGTAITYIHQHKSLGLAHAVRTAADFLGRDDFVMILGDNIFNMELDSFIQNFYQQKANTSVLLHTVSNPSQFGVAVVKDGFVTALYEKPEKYISNLIITGVYAFDHSIFAAIDRIKPSRRGELEITDAIQNQLKNGARVTCDLVRGWWKDTGKLNDILEANRLMFDAALAEKVQMGNNVTIRNSIIQGPVHLDDDAVITDSFIGPYTTVGRRTRITECEIENCIILEDTQLANVSKKISGSLIGNQVSIQGSPENSSLVSTFFLGDHCQIDL, from the coding sequence TTGAAAGCTCTGATTTTAAGCGGAGGAACAGGAACAAGGCTCAGACCGCTGACCTATTCCAAGGCGAAACAGCTTCTTCCCTTGGTCAACAAACCAGTACTGATCTATCTTATTGAAAAGATAGCCAGGGCAGGTATCCATGATATTGGGATTATCGTTGGGGATACGCAGGAACAAGTAAAAAAAACGGTCGGCAGCGGAGAAGCGTGGGGCACGGCAATCACCTATATTCATCAGCATAAATCCCTGGGGCTCGCCCATGCTGTTCGGACTGCGGCCGACTTTCTTGGCCGCGATGATTTTGTGATGATCCTTGGAGACAACATCTTCAATATGGAGCTGGATAGCTTCATTCAAAATTTCTACCAGCAAAAGGCCAACACCAGCGTATTGCTTCATACGGTCAGCAATCCTTCCCAATTCGGGGTTGCGGTGGTGAAAGACGGATTTGTAACAGCGCTTTACGAAAAGCCTGAGAAGTATATCAGTAACTTGATCATCACAGGGGTCTATGCCTTTGACCACAGCATTTTTGCAGCGATTGACAGAATCAAACCGTCCCGCCGGGGAGAACTTGAGATTACCGATGCAATCCAAAATCAATTGAAAAACGGGGCCAGGGTCACTTGCGATCTGGTCCGGGGATGGTGGAAGGATACAGGAAAATTAAACGACATTCTTGAAGCAAATCGCTTGATGTTTGATGCAGCGCTGGCCGAAAAAGTTCAAATGGGAAACAATGTGACCATTCGGAACAGTATTATTCAGGGGCCAGTTCATCTGGACGATGATGCTGTCATTACGGACAGCTTTATCGGACCGTATACGACAGTGGGCAGGAGAACCCGGATTACAGAATGTGAGATCGAAAATTGTATTATCCTAGAGGATACGCAACTTGCCAATGTCTCCAAGAAAATCAGCGGAAGCTTAATCGGAAACCAGGTTTCCATTCAAGGCAGCCCCGAAAACAGCTCTTTAGTCAGTACTTTTTTTCTTGGGGACCACTGTCAGATCGATCTCTAG
- a CDS encoding glycosyltransferase: MVAPLLSYVTFNRLGQTIRSLSSVLETPENFELAIVDNNSTDGTWKYIQSLKDRRIKFKTRLPVNLGQVYASNLNLSKRRDDQYFIAVDQDVVIESKNWLTYILRVSKSTPDIGLLSIHAGFPPPNMPPTTPVIKNDLVYLELTKNRSDYLQDYIPGSILALSPNLISKIGFWSEENNFGSRELFLRANHFTAFKTGILMNVNISIPQQITCGKCPGQSFCRLSKNGETKTGETCFTIYEKLNQNKLFREQYRWKFDETVKDLQSGARSPYCTSLFSCNSTAEENYNLDWATENFQFYASKAN, translated from the coding sequence ATGGTAGCGCCGCTCCTAAGCTATGTAACCTTTAACCGCCTGGGCCAGACAATCAGGAGCCTTTCAAGTGTCCTTGAAACGCCGGAAAACTTTGAATTAGCAATTGTTGATAATAATTCCACAGACGGGACCTGGAAATATATCCAAAGTCTGAAGGATAGGCGGATTAAATTCAAAACAAGGCTCCCTGTCAATCTAGGGCAGGTCTACGCCTCAAATCTGAATCTGTCTAAGAGAAGAGATGATCAATATTTTATCGCTGTCGATCAGGATGTTGTGATTGAAAGCAAAAATTGGCTGACCTACATCCTAAGGGTGTCTAAAAGTACTCCGGATATCGGCTTACTCAGTATTCATGCCGGTTTTCCGCCCCCAAATATGCCCCCTACTACCCCTGTCATCAAAAATGATTTGGTTTATCTGGAATTGACCAAAAACAGGTCTGATTATTTGCAGGATTATATTCCCGGCAGCATCCTGGCCTTGAGCCCTAATCTTATCTCTAAAATTGGCTTTTGGAGTGAAGAAAATAATTTTGGCAGCAGAGAGCTGTTTCTAAGGGCTAATCATTTTACAGCGTTTAAAACAGGAATTCTGATGAACGTGAATATTTCTATCCCGCAACAAATAACTTGCGGCAAATGCCCCGGTCAGTCCTTCTGCCGTCTGTCAAAAAACGGAGAGACCAAAACCGGAGAAACCTGTTTTACCATCTACGAAAAATTAAACCAAAATAAATTATTTCGAGAACAATACCGCTGGAAATTTGACGAAACAGTTAAGGATCTGCAGAGCGGTGCCCGTTCCCCATACTGCACTTCATTATTCAGCTGTAACTCCACTGCGGAGGAAAACTACAACCTTGACTGGGCAACCGAAAACTTTCAGTTCTATGCATCCAAAGCCAACTGA
- a CDS encoding DegT/DnrJ/EryC1/StrS family aminotransferase: MLNNDDFSEPVYVTEPLLPDLEETYSMLEIIWQSRQLSNNGKMVQELERKLTAFLGAQYLSVFANGTNALQIACKTLDLSGEVITTPFTFAATANALAWNHLTPVFCDIEEATFNIDADRIESLITDKTTAILPVHVFGHPCEVEKIDRIAARHNLKVLYDGAHAFGVKIKGKPIGAYGDITMFSFHATKIFHTVEGGALIFRDQDLQQKAKCLRNFGLKEDYSVDEPGINGKLNELQAAVGILLLKEVEAEIAQRKYLTNQYRQVLADVPGITVSQEAEEITANYPYFVIRVDPAAYGISRDELYSRFSSFNIFCRKYFYPLCSNFKCFKGLPSSSADNLATANKVAESVLALPLHGRMSASDVQKIGDIIRKIRKEE; the protein is encoded by the coding sequence ATGTTAAACAATGATGATTTTTCTGAACCGGTCTATGTTACCGAACCTTTGCTTCCAGACTTGGAGGAGACTTACAGCATGCTCGAAATAATATGGCAAAGCAGGCAGCTCAGCAATAACGGGAAGATGGTCCAAGAACTAGAAAGAAAACTGACTGCTTTCCTGGGTGCCCAATATTTATCGGTTTTTGCAAATGGCACGAATGCCTTGCAAATTGCGTGCAAGACCCTGGATCTGTCCGGGGAAGTCATCACGACACCGTTTACCTTTGCCGCTACGGCCAACGCGCTGGCCTGGAATCATCTTACGCCAGTCTTCTGCGACATTGAAGAAGCCACGTTTAATATTGACGCCGACCGTATCGAGTCCCTGATTACGGATAAAACAACTGCCATCCTGCCGGTACACGTTTTCGGCCATCCGTGCGAGGTCGAAAAGATTGACCGGATTGCGGCAAGGCACAACCTGAAAGTACTTTATGACGGCGCCCACGCTTTTGGTGTGAAAATAAAGGGTAAGCCAATTGGCGCCTATGGAGATATCACCATGTTCAGCTTTCATGCCACCAAAATCTTTCACACCGTCGAAGGCGGCGCACTTATCTTTCGGGATCAGGACCTCCAGCAGAAAGCCAAGTGTTTGAGAAATTTTGGTCTAAAAGAAGACTACAGTGTGGACGAACCCGGTATAAACGGTAAACTGAACGAATTACAAGCCGCTGTCGGCATTTTGCTCTTAAAAGAAGTGGAAGCTGAAATAGCCCAAAGGAAATATCTTACCAACCAGTACCGGCAAGTTCTGGCTGATGTCCCAGGCATAACCGTCTCCCAGGAGGCTGAAGAAATTACAGCCAATTATCCGTATTTTGTTATCCGGGTTGATCCGGCTGCGTACGGTATCTCCCGGGACGAGCTCTATAGCCGATTTTCAAGCTTCAATATTTTTTGCCGAAAATATTTTTACCCGCTCTGCAGCAATTTCAAGTGTTTTAAAGGTCTTCCTTCATCCTCCGCAGACAATCTAGCCACAGCCAACAAAGTCGCGGAAAGTGTTCTGGCTCTGCCACTTCACGGAAGAATGTCAGCGTCCGACGTTCAAAAAATAGGCGATATCATCAGAAAAATAAGAAAAGAAGAATAG
- a CDS encoding acetyltransferase: MAIKDLVIFGAGGFGREATELVEDINTEKKQWNLLGYIDQTPAKQGKVINNYPILGNLDWLEKNTGHPLWIVCAVARPTDKYRLIASLSSFQLYFANLIHPAARISRSVQLGCGNIICWNSFLSTDVRIGSHVALNPGCRIGHDTAVQDYSSLYWDITLAGNVQVHEGCEIGSKTVVIPEKEIGRWSIIGAGATVTHDIPEYCTAVGVPARPIKHLKNLVETHSPKGLMI; the protein is encoded by the coding sequence TTGGCCATAAAAGATCTCGTCATTTTTGGAGCCGGCGGCTTTGGCCGGGAAGCTACCGAACTCGTCGAAGATATCAATACAGAAAAAAAGCAGTGGAACCTGCTGGGCTATATCGACCAAACTCCAGCCAAACAAGGAAAGGTTATCAATAACTATCCTATTCTGGGTAACCTGGACTGGCTCGAAAAAAACACAGGGCACCCTCTCTGGATTGTATGTGCGGTCGCCAGACCGACGGATAAATACCGTCTAATCGCCAGCCTGTCCAGTTTTCAGCTATATTTTGCCAACCTGATTCATCCCGCTGCCCGAATAAGCCGCTCCGTTCAATTGGGCTGCGGCAATATCATCTGCTGGAATAGTTTTCTGTCGACGGATGTCAGGATAGGCAGTCACGTAGCCTTAAATCCAGGCTGCAGGATTGGTCACGATACGGCTGTCCAGGACTACTCCTCTTTATACTGGGACATCACCCTGGCCGGAAACGTGCAGGTTCATGAAGGTTGTGAAATCGGTTCCAAAACTGTGGTGATTCCCGAAAAAGAGATTGGCAGGTGGAGCATCATCGGGGCTGGCGCTACCGTCACCCACGATATCCCGGAATACTGCACGGCCGTCGGCGTCCCTGCCCGACCGATTAAACATTTAAAAAATTTGGTTGAGACCCATTCACCTAAAGGACTGATGATATGA
- a CDS encoding glycosyltransferase — translation MKELSSILIKTAIQLVIEAISQAQTSAPQKRISPFPVQEAADTPAVEISQQAVPKNIDWEELDDATILQQILDPGILEEIIEPSVQNTIDSSSPPPFISYVTLNRLGLTMQNLNKILDSDEDFEMHIIDCNSKDNTWNYIKSLQDKRIKSKTRFKVNRGPIYVLNYNLRKRKPNQYFFTIDSDVYIKTKNWLTRYMEIFEAFPEVGLLGIMRDNPYPRFLPPVIPQVKNDLSYLQLRNAGIDVIMDFIPGCLQGLRPELIDRIGYWNEECGYGDAELSPRIVHYTPFKVGFVTTVEIDMTQFIGCDKCQAQNLCTLNRSIKTCFMLAKQANSNESFAKKAKWKYLEVFQELADGKRTAYCASLLDPASREGNLYHDAWALENFEYYLRRSN, via the coding sequence ATGAAGGAACTTTCTTCTATTTTGATCAAAACTGCGATACAGCTTGTTATCGAAGCCATTAGTCAGGCCCAAACCTCTGCCCCGCAAAAACGCATTAGCCCCTTCCCTGTTCAGGAAGCCGCTGACACTCCTGCTGTGGAAATTTCTCAACAGGCGGTTCCAAAAAACATTGACTGGGAAGAATTAGACGACGCCACCATCCTTCAACAGATTCTGGATCCTGGGATCCTGGAAGAAATCATTGAACCTTCTGTACAGAACACGATAGACAGTAGCTCCCCTCCTCCTTTTATCAGCTATGTTACCTTGAATCGTCTCGGGCTTACCATGCAGAACCTAAACAAGATTTTGGATTCGGACGAAGATTTTGAAATGCATATCATCGACTGCAACTCCAAAGATAATACCTGGAATTATATCAAAAGCCTTCAGGACAAAAGAATTAAATCCAAAACACGCTTTAAGGTTAACCGGGGACCGATCTATGTCCTGAACTACAACCTCAGAAAAAGAAAACCCAACCAGTATTTCTTCACGATTGACAGCGATGTCTATATCAAGACCAAAAACTGGCTGACCAGGTATATGGAAATATTTGAAGCTTTTCCGGAAGTGGGTCTCTTAGGAATCATGCGGGATAACCCTTATCCGAGATTTCTCCCTCCCGTCATTCCTCAGGTCAAGAATGATCTGTCCTATCTTCAGCTGAGAAATGCCGGCATTGATGTAATCATGGATTTTATTCCGGGATGTCTTCAGGGGTTACGGCCCGAGCTCATTGACCGGATCGGTTATTGGAATGAGGAATGCGGGTATGGCGATGCTGAATTATCACCAAGGATTGTGCATTATACACCTTTCAAAGTCGGCTTTGTCACGACCGTGGAAATTGATATGACCCAGTTCATCGGCTGTGACAAGTGTCAGGCCCAAAACCTCTGCACGCTGAACAGAAGCATAAAAACCTGCTTTATGCTGGCCAAGCAAGCCAACAGTAACGAAAGCTTTGCCAAAAAGGCTAAATGGAAATACCTCGAAGTATTTCAAGAGCTAGCCGATGGAAAAAGAACAGCCTATTGCGCCTCACTTTTGGACCCTGCATCCCGGGAAGGGAATTTGTACCATGATGCCTGGGCACTCGAGAATTTTGAATATTATTTGAGAAGATCGAACTGA
- a CDS encoding ArsB/NhaD family transporter translates to MTLILTLVIFVATYALIVTEKIPRAVAAALGACLLILLGVFPQETAVEHINWNTLGLLIGMMIIVDLTRRSGVFGFLAIWVAKKVKGNPIRLLISLAILTAVLSAFLDNVTTVLLVVPVSIVIAETLKLNPIPFLITQILASNIGGTATLIGDPPNIMIAGPAELTFMDFMVNLAPVTIVILAVTLLGFYFLYRQKLKTDKESIALLLSQNEYNYIKDWAQLKRSLAVLSLTIVGFMLHAVIHVETATIALAGGMLLMVLSREEPEEVFLAIEWPTIFFFTGLFVLVGGLVEVGVLDKIAEWSLGLTGGVPVVMAMLIVWLSAIFSAFVDNIPFVATMIPLIQKIGVLGGLTPEQLQPLWWSLALGACLGGNGTIVGASANVIVSGIAEKNGYTISYKKYFLIGFPFMLLSIVIASAYILLRYY, encoded by the coding sequence ATGACCTTGATTCTGACCCTTGTTATTTTTGTAGCTACGTATGCACTGATCGTAACGGAGAAAATCCCGCGGGCTGTCGCCGCGGCCCTCGGTGCCTGTCTCCTGATTCTTTTGGGTGTGTTCCCGCAGGAAACTGCTGTCGAACACATCAACTGGAATACGCTGGGCTTACTTATCGGCATGATGATCATTGTCGATCTGACCAGACGTTCCGGTGTCTTCGGCTTTCTGGCTATTTGGGTCGCCAAGAAAGTCAAAGGCAATCCAATCAGACTGCTGATCTCTTTGGCTATACTGACTGCCGTTTTATCGGCTTTTCTGGATAACGTGACAACTGTTTTGCTGGTCGTTCCGGTTTCCATTGTGATTGCTGAAACCTTGAAATTAAACCCAATACCTTTTTTGATTACCCAGATTCTAGCCAGCAACATCGGGGGAACCGCGACCCTGATCGGTGATCCGCCGAATATCATGATTGCCGGACCGGCAGAGCTTACTTTTATGGATTTCATGGTGAACCTGGCACCTGTGACGATTGTGATCTTGGCTGTTACCCTATTGGGCTTTTATTTTCTTTATCGCCAAAAGCTAAAGACCGATAAGGAATCCATCGCCCTGCTGCTGTCGCAAAATGAATACAACTATATTAAAGACTGGGCCCAGCTCAAAAGAAGCCTGGCCGTGCTCTCTCTGACCATTGTCGGTTTTATGCTGCACGCCGTCATCCATGTTGAGACCGCTACGATTGCACTGGCCGGAGGCATGCTGCTCATGGTGCTGAGCCGCGAGGAACCGGAAGAAGTATTTCTGGCGATTGAATGGCCGACGATCTTCTTCTTTACCGGATTATTTGTTTTAGTCGGAGGATTGGTCGAAGTCGGCGTCCTGGACAAGATTGCTGAATGGAGCCTTGGGCTTACCGGCGGTGTGCCGGTCGTCATGGCGATGCTGATTGTCTGGCTTTCCGCTATTTTTTCAGCTTTCGTCGATAATATTCCATTCGTGGCCACCATGATCCCGTTGATTCAAAAAATCGGGGTCCTCGGTGGGCTGACACCGGAACAACTCCAGCCGCTCTGGTGGTCTCTGGCTCTGGGCGCCTGCCTGGGCGGAAACGGCACCATTGTCGGTGCCTCGGCCAACGTCATTGTCTCAGGGATTGCCGAAAAAAACGGCTATACGATCAGCTACAAAAAATATTTCCTGATCGGATTTCCGTTCATGCTTCTATCCATTGTGATCGCCTCGGCGTATATTTTGCTGCGGTACTATTAG
- a CDS encoding NADH-dependent [FeFe] hydrogenase, group A6: MIDFKINHQYLRVPEGITILEAAHKARVRIPTLCHLDLHDIKMVNQTASCRVCMVELIDEKTNRNKLVPACVTTITDGMEVLTHTLTAITARRMAVELLLSNHPNECFTCPKNGECELQALAAELGVRHIRWEGERMNYPKDVSSEAIVKDANKCIYCRRCETMCNKVQTCGILSGIGRGFEAFVGPAFNIPMVESSCTYCGQCVQVCPTAALTEINHTDKVWEALNDPDKYVIVQTAPAIRVAIGEIFDMEPGTIATGQLVTALKRIGFNAVFDTDFGADLTIMEEASELIYRLQNNKTLPILTSCCPAWVKFIEHQFPELLEVPSTCKSPHIMFGTIVKTYYAEKNGIDPDNIVVVSVMPCIAKKAEAKRPELTKDEHNNVDIVVTTRELGLMIKEAGLDFINLPSSEYDKPLGETTGASVIFGTSGGVIEAALRTAYEWLTGEELQKVEFEQLRGDGGLRKATVQIGDKMLRIGIASGLGNARTLLEEIRDGKNQYEAIEIMACPGGCVAGGGQPYHHGNFEIVRKRQEAIYQEDKNKKIRKSHENSEIQKIYQEYLGQPFSDTAHRLLHTHFEERERI; this comes from the coding sequence ATGATTGATTTTAAAATTAATCATCAATATCTAAGGGTCCCTGAAGGTATCACCATTTTGGAAGCCGCCCATAAAGCAAGAGTTCGGATTCCAACTTTATGTCATCTGGATTTGCATGATATCAAAATGGTCAATCAGACGGCTTCCTGCAGGGTCTGCATGGTTGAGCTAATCGATGAGAAGACAAACCGGAATAAACTTGTCCCGGCGTGCGTAACCACCATTACGGATGGAATGGAAGTACTCACGCATACGCTTACAGCAATTACAGCCAGAAGAATGGCGGTTGAACTCCTGTTATCGAATCATCCCAATGAATGCTTTACCTGTCCCAAAAACGGAGAATGTGAGCTTCAGGCCTTAGCCGCAGAATTAGGGGTCCGGCATATCCGCTGGGAAGGTGAACGGATGAATTATCCGAAGGACGTATCCAGTGAGGCGATCGTCAAAGACGCCAACAAGTGCATTTACTGCCGGCGTTGTGAAACGATGTGCAATAAGGTCCAAACCTGCGGTATCCTGTCAGGGATCGGCCGCGGATTTGAAGCCTTCGTTGGCCCTGCCTTTAATATTCCGATGGTAGAGTCTTCTTGTACTTACTGCGGGCAATGTGTTCAGGTATGCCCTACAGCAGCGCTTACGGAAATTAATCATACCGATAAAGTATGGGAAGCTTTAAATGATCCGGATAAATATGTGATTGTCCAAACTGCTCCGGCTATCCGCGTAGCCATCGGAGAAATATTTGATATGGAACCGGGGACGATTGCAACCGGCCAGCTTGTAACCGCCTTAAAGCGTATCGGATTTAACGCAGTTTTCGATACGGATTTTGGAGCGGACTTGACAATTATGGAAGAAGCCTCAGAACTGATCTACCGTCTGCAGAACAATAAAACACTTCCGATACTCACGAGCTGCTGTCCGGCCTGGGTCAAATTTATTGAGCATCAGTTCCCTGAATTGTTGGAAGTGCCTTCCACCTGCAAGTCACCGCATATTATGTTCGGTACAATCGTTAAAACTTATTATGCCGAGAAGAATGGCATTGACCCGGACAATATTGTAGTGGTCTCCGTCATGCCCTGTATTGCCAAGAAAGCCGAGGCCAAGCGTCCGGAACTAACTAAGGATGAGCATAATAACGTCGATATTGTCGTCACGACCCGTGAACTTGGCCTAATGATCAAAGAAGCCGGTCTGGATTTTATCAATCTGCCTTCGAGTGAATATGACAAACCATTGGGTGAAACCACAGGTGCCTCAGTGATCTTTGGAACCAGCGGCGGGGTTATCGAAGCTGCGCTCCGGACAGCTTATGAGTGGCTGACCGGTGAAGAATTACAGAAAGTTGAGTTCGAGCAGCTCCGGGGAGATGGAGGCTTGCGAAAGGCCACAGTTCAAATCGGCGACAAGATGCTACGGATAGGCATTGCCAGCGGGCTCGGAAACGCCCGGACTCTGCTCGAGGAAATCAGGGACGGTAAGAATCAGTACGAAGCCATTGAAATTATGGCTTGTCCCGGGGGCTGTGTTGCCGGAGGTGGGCAGCCCTACCATCACGGCAATTTTGAAATTGTCCGCAAGCGTCAGGAAGCCATCTATCAGGAAGATAAAAATAAAAAGATCAGAAAATCTCATGAGAATTCAGAAATCCAGAAAATTTATCAGGAATATCTGGGACAGCCTTTCAGTGACACTGCCCACAGATTGCTTCATACTCATTTTGAAGAGAGAGAAAGAATCTAA